In the genome of Channa argus isolate prfri chromosome 8, Channa argus male v1.0, whole genome shotgun sequence, the window ttttgtaagtacAACGTTTGCTGCCTTAAGCTTAAAATTTTAGTGTTCTTCtcaatgttgaaaaaaaatctaataacaaGATGAATTCAACTGAACCACATGTACACCTTCTAATTTCAGTGAGGCTTTGTACATTTAACGCTTAATAAATAATATCCATAATTATGTTAtcttaattttaattgtttcttATTTAGTTATGAATATTGACACTGGGAAACATTCGGTGTTGTAGTTTTCAGGGGCTGTAAAGctacaatataattttttttaacatactaTTATGTTTAAGATAGGCCCTAAAAATCAGGCAAATATTACCTTAATAAACACTAGTTTTCATCAGACGATATAGAGGTGGGAAATATGATCATTATGTATAAAATGATTGACAATGACTAAGGGTTTCCAGGTTCAGGCCTTAAACACGCAGGAAAatccggggggggggggggaactcGGCCAATTGGGATGTTGTTATGAAGGCTCTATCTGACAAGAGGGTTCACATTCAAAAAATCTTCACTAGCCAATGTAAAGATAAAGTTAAAGCCACTGTCgctaaaaacaagacaaactgaTGAAAATTcacaacataaaacaatattttttgataaattaaaatcagCCGGTCATTTCTACAATCATCATCAAAGGCAATTACAAAATGTAAGACACACAAGATATAAAATGGACAGATTCCATCAGTTCATACAATGTTATGATACTCTGatcatcatttttaattcattcagtGAATGTccttttatttgtaaatatcGCTCATTAACCAGGTACCATGTACGTATAATAcgtataattttaaaaaagcatatatattctatgtgtttataaaaaatgtatctaCAGTGTctaaaaaatctaatttctatCTTAGTTTTTCTATATTAGAGACTGTAAATACCCGAACAATACACGCCCTTCTCTGTGTtcaaaaaacaatgacagatgATAGATTAATTTCCTAGAATTGGCTGACTGACCGTGTGAAGTTCAAGCCACAATTCAGTCACAATTAAGTGTAACTATACACACTGTACAGGGTGTATTACACACTGGAGCAGTCACAGCAGTGCACGTGGACCCTTCTCCTCACTTTGGTCTCTCGTGTGCACAATCACACAATCACATACTTATTGTAGCGATGTGTCAAAATACCACTTTCATAATGGTTCTCCAGTAATACTCCAATATTACTCCAGTAACAAGACCATTGtacttgaaatgaaatgaaacaagtatcatttacacaaaaatacctTAAGTTAAACAAGGGTATATCAAatattgataataaaaataaacatgtcgGTGGCTTCCTGTGGGgattttagttttcaaaaatGCTACAGTTCAGCacatgattatttaaaaaaaaaaatttttctttAGATCCACTGTAGAGTTTGAGTAGGCTTTTCCCTGAAACATCTTAGTATCCGCTTTCTTCTGATGGATTTCACATCCCTTTATTTCATGTGATTTCTGCTAAATCTTTGGCCCATTCTTATATtagattatgattatgattcaTTGCTGAGCCATAACTATTGCTAAATTTAGGACACACAATTCTAGGAGGCAGTAAATGTACTTCCCTATGAatataaattcttatttttcaGCTTGACAAGTCATGATTGccaaaaaaaacacctttttttaaatacaaaaaagagcTACTTAGTCCAACAGGAGGTAAGgctctttttttatgtaaacgTCTGATACATgaagcaaaaaaatacaaataattggGTTCTATGAGGTGTTgaagatgagaaaaacaaactagaaaatatattttttggtaattaaataaatatcatcCTATTTTTTTAGGACTGTTTTGTCTCTAACTTTAAAGAGACTTGTCATTCTTCATTATGTGCTATGGAAAAATCTagctataaacacacacacacacacacacacacacacacacacacacacacacaattatttcACAGCTACACTGCAGATAAACTATTAAACTTCAGGAAGGTTTAGTTAAGCAGCTCCTTTCACAGAGGTTCAGAcctcttttcttgttttatacCAGTCAGACTTTGTGCtttgcattttcacattgtAGTCACAGCACAAACTcgtgtgtttcctttttaaaatgtacctaTCAGTGTGGAATATTTATTGTGATCCTCAGGGCTGTCTGTTATGATTTCTGTCCCTTTTACTACCTGTACTCTAACATCATCATGCCACATCTCTTGAAGGCAACTGTAGGACCGAATGCTGCAGGCTGAAGAGTGAACCATCTTTGTCTAGATACAATATTATTGAAGCTCGTCTTCCTCGGCCTTTCAGCTGTGTAGTTCAAACCCACCTCACGTCCAACATCCAGCTGGACCATTTCAGATAAACTGGCTCATTACGGGTTCAGCAGCTCCAACTTGCTTGGTTTACGAGTACAAACACGGTTCATGGCCAGCTGTGGTTTGGGACGGTTCAATTTCAATCGGACTGAGCTTTAATCTTCAGTCATTTTTTGGCCTTGCTGTCTGGCGTCTCCTCTTCGTCTTCATTTGATGATGTTTGTCTGGCAGTTGCAGGTCGGGCCTCAGATGGAGCCTTGGTGTTTTCAGTTTGGGCTCTGGCAGTTTCTGGCCGCGCTTTGGACTCTTTCTTTGGCAGTGGAGGGGCGGTGGGCTCCCAGAGGAAAAACTCATGCAGAAGTGTGTTGACAGCATTGGGACACTCCATCATGACCATGTGACTGCCGTCCTCCAGGACCTTTAGGAACGCCATTAGGAGTATCTGACAAAAagttaacaacaaaaacagaacagaagttCATTTTGGAGTTTTGAACACTTGTTCCTGGCCAAATCTCAGTGATTTAAGTAGTAGTTTGAACTACTACTAACTATCATCAAGTAGaaaatacatgtacagtaaattattaGGGCTTCTCAGTTTTAGAACAGTCTCTCTCATTTCAGTGGGATACATGTTAACAGTTGAGAAACCAAAAATGTCCCAAAATAAAACTATACCTTGGGTAAAATCAACCCTTGGAAAAATGATGAATTGATGAATCTTATTCACTCTGGTCAAGTTAAAGTTTTTCTCTATGTCTTGGAGTCAGTTTGGGATCTGGAGTTAATGTAATGATTGAAGAAGTCCCTTTACCTCTGCCATGCGCTGGTCCTCTTCAACAGGAACAAACTTGTCGTGCATGCCGTGAACCAACAGCGTGGGCACCGTGAGCTCAGCGTGGTAAACCTCGTCGCCCTCGGGCCAGTACTGGCCGCTCATCATGGCGCGCAGCACAAAGGACGACACGTTGAAGGCATTGTTCTCTTTCAGAAGCTGCTTCTCCTTTGCACCGTGCCGAGCAAAGCCTGCCCTGTAGGGGGCAGAGCAGAGaccatttatatttatttattaatatacttttttttaaacatctggaTTCTGATGGCATCAGGCTGTGAGTGAAACAAATATACTGATCACAATGTAAAGGAGGATATCACACTTGACACAGGCCagtaacataacatttaatatatttgactttaaaatgcAAAGAATACAGTAAAGCCACTGTCTGCTGGGATGCCAGCAAATGtccactaaatgttttttttaaacttctgcaTAAATGTTAATCTATTAGTAACTAATATACTGTACCTGCTGTGGCTTAGTTTTggaattaattatatttttatcacactaaataaaaattgtatctAACTGGTCAGTTTCTGCCCATCCAATAgcataataaactaataaaaatgattagTAAGGCATGTAGAATTGTGTTTGGccattcttcattttttatgaTTCCTAACTTTGGACATGTCAATCAAAGACAACATTTTAGTCTCTCTTACTGTCTGGTTGCCGTGTGGCTTACTTGAGAAAGCTCCAGGCCAACAGTGGTGAGAGGCAGTGAAGCACACAGGTGGGCAGGTTGAAGATGGAGCAGAGGCTGGGCTCCAGAGCTGTGGGACCACCTCCATTGATCATCACCATCTTGTGGATCTGTTTTGGATACTCATGGGCCAGAAATGTGCAGAACGACACACTGGGGGAGTGGAACAGAAGGTTAATGTGGTACGGGATACGTCAGAAGAAGCAAAGTAATCATGCTGGTTTTCTGGTAGATGTGATTTAACATTCAATCTCAAATAAAAATTGAGATTTCataattttttgtctttgtacagGACAAGCCTGTAATTGAAGAGTGGTCTTAAATTTACCCGTAAGAATGTCCTATGAGAATATTCCTCTTGCGTGCATATCTCTTGAAGATTAGTCTCATATCCTCAGCCAGGGCGTAGAAAGTGTAGGCTGCAGCGATCTGTGGTGCTGAACTCGCTCCGTGACCTGCCAGGTCTGGGGCGATTACTTCATAACCCAGCCTAGAAAAGAAGTCCAGCTGGCTTCCCCAGATGTCCAGAGAGCCCCCGACTCCATGGATGAAGAAGAGGGCCACATCGGGATGCGTCTCTTTACAGGCTGATATCTTCCTCGCACAGTCGATCACCACAGTGCGCTTGGGCTTCCGCCTGCGCTTCCTGGGTTGCTGCGACTGATCATTCTGCCCTGAGGCAGGTGCCTCTCCTCCTGCACCTGTGTCAGATGCCTCATTGTTTCCAGCTGTAACAGAGTCTGACCTGGCCTCGGGGATGCCAACGGGTCGAGAGGAGTTAGCACAGTCTGTCAGTTCAACCTCCACAGTGCTGTTTTGTTCTGTCTCTCCATTCTGACAGTGTTTCAATTCTGCACTCGCTCTTTCGCCCAAGTTTTCAATAAACAGCTGCCCATTACGATGTACTGTGATCTTTCGTTTGCAGCTTATGATCCCACCCTGCCCAGTGGGTTCCTCCACCACTGACCGTTCGGGGATGATATGTCGGACTCGCAGGACGCGGCCTGGTTTCACCTCTACAAACTCGTAGCCATCAGCAGGTTCTGACGTTTCTACAGGAACCACAACGTTGGTCGACTTTGAGGTCAAACAACAGAGAAGTCCTTCCATAAACCTGGTCAGCATGGCTGCCAGTCTGGTGGGAAAACAttcatataaaaacacttaCGTTGAATTGTCAGGTGCTATGTTGGATTGTATTCGATTGTTCATGTGTACCTAATGAAATGGTCAGTGAAAGTATGTTAGAATAGATAATATGGTTTTAGAGTAATAgagaatattttaatttcaggaGTAATTCTTTCAGTTGTTAAGATTTTATTATGAATGTTATTCAGTTATTGATGTTCCTTTGTAAAAGTTCTGTGAGCACCTGTGAGCCTAAAATGTACCATTCAAAGAGGTAAACAACTTCTTGTGTCTTTACAATCTGGCATCTAATTCCAATCTAAACCTTTGTGACTTTCTGTCAGACGCAACCGAGCAGCAACATCCATTCAGCATGGCCTTTGGGGATATTAATAGACTGGGACAATAATAGCTCTGTGACTTAATGCTGTCCACCATGTGATCACACTGCAGCAACACATACTGTCACGCTGTCAGTCAAAAACAACCAGCAGTAGTTGATTTTACGTTTAAGGACTGTGGACCAGTGATGATAATGGAGATTCACTCAGAAATTataaatcacaataaaaattgaaaagGGAGTTAGATCATTACTTTGGGTGGCATGAAGAATATTCTTGCACATACATGATTTCATGAATCCATATGTGCAAAGACCCTTTTTGaagacatttgaaaaaatgttgcATGAACAATTTATTATCAtctagtaaaaataaaataatgtatggTATAACATAAAGCAtgtctcagacacacacacacacacacacactgcaggtaCAGCACACTGTAAACTACACTGTACAGTCAGCTGCTGGTTAATTACCAGTCATGGCAACAGCCGAGCAGCCAAACAGGGTCTACAAGTCTCTCTCCTCATGGCATTATCCTGTTGCTCCCTTCCCTGCTGGAGGGGATTACACTCACTCTCTCCATCTAAGTCCACGCAACACAATCTGTCTATCTCCTCTCtatgaaaacacagacactgcCACAACAGTTTCACCCTTTGTCTGATGCGTTGCATATTTTTCCATGCGGAACTCATCAGATACTGCTTCCATGTGCAGATTATGGACACAATGTGATACAGGGCCCATACTTTGCTGCATATTTTTGTAGACTTTTAGCTGATATTAGCACATCCTCTATTAACATCAGCAGTGTTGTGCAGCGCTGTGTGAATGCTGACTGGAGGATGGTGCGCAGGCCATTTTGGTGTCACTGAGGGCAGAGCATTCATCTTTAATTTTGTTCCTGCATCAAAAGGCATCTATTATCCTGACATACTGTGTGACCTGTTATACCCAATaggctttattttcttttcagtacactgcgttttgttttgctgttcgTACTGCATGCCACCTtctatttaaagctacagtatgtcattTTTATCTGTATTTGTA includes:
- the abhd8b gene encoding protein ABHD8, with the protein product MLTRFMEGLLCCLTSKSTNVVVPVETSEPADGYEFVEVKPGRVLRVRHIIPERSVVEEPTGQGGIISCKRKITVHRNGQLFIENLGERASAELKHCQNGETEQNSTVEVELTDCANSSRPVGIPEARSDSVTAGNNEASDTGAGGEAPASGQNDQSQQPRKRRRKPKRTVVIDCARKISACKETHPDVALFFIHGVGGSLDIWGSQLDFFSRLGYEVIAPDLAGHGASSAPQIAAAYTFYALAEDMRLIFKRYARKRNILIGHSYGVSFCTFLAHEYPKQIHKMVMINGGGPTALEPSLCSIFNLPTCVLHCLSPLLAWSFLKAGFARHGAKEKQLLKENNAFNVSSFVLRAMMSGQYWPEGDEVYHAELTVPTLLVHGMHDKFVPVEEDQRMAEILLMAFLKVLEDGSHMVMMECPNAVNTLLHEFFLWEPTAPPLPKKESKARPETARAQTENTKAPSEARPATARQTSSNEDEEETPDSKAKK